Proteins found in one Pseudomonas mosselii genomic segment:
- the gacA gene encoding response regulator transcription factor GacA, which yields MIRVLVVDDHDLVRTGITRMLADIDGLQVVGEADSGESALKLARELKPDVVLMDVKMPGIGGLEATRKLLRSHPDIKVVAVTVCEEDPFPTRLLQAGAAGYLTKGAGLDEMVQAIRLAFAGQRYISPQIAQQLALKSFQPQGSPFDALSEREIQIALMIVGCQKVQIISDKLCLSPKTVNTYRYRIFEKLSVTSDVELTLLAVRHGMVDASL from the coding sequence TTGATTAGGGTCCTGGTGGTCGACGATCACGATCTGGTGCGTACCGGCATCACACGCATGCTGGCCGACATCGACGGGCTGCAGGTGGTGGGGGAGGCGGACTCTGGCGAGTCCGCCCTCAAGCTGGCCCGCGAGCTCAAGCCGGATGTGGTCCTGATGGACGTGAAGATGCCAGGGATCGGTGGTCTGGAAGCCACGCGCAAGCTGTTGCGCAGCCATCCGGACATCAAGGTGGTCGCGGTAACCGTGTGCGAGGAAGACCCGTTCCCCACCCGCCTGTTGCAGGCGGGTGCCGCGGGCTACCTCACCAAGGGTGCCGGGCTCGACGAAATGGTCCAGGCGATTCGCCTGGCCTTCGCCGGCCAGCGTTACATCAGCCCGCAGATTGCCCAGCAGCTGGCGCTCAAGTCGTTCCAGCCCCAGGGCTCGCCGTTTGACGCGCTGTCCGAGCGGGAAATCCAGATTGCGCTGATGATCGTCGGCTGCCAGAAGGTGCAGATCATCTCTGACAAGTTGTGTCTGTCCCCCAAGACCGTCAATACTTACCGTTATCGAATCTTCGAAAAACTCTCGGTCACCAGCGACGTCGAACTGACCTTGCTGGCCGTCCGCCACGGTATGGTCGACGCAAGTCTGTAA
- a CDS encoding helix-turn-helix domain-containing protein: MNGFGPRLREERERLGLTQRIFGDIGGVEPNAQGKYESGERTPRMDYLAAVASKGVDALYVLSGVHTPAPLDSLTSDENRLLDAFRRLPSADQAAVWHLLNRLAGEEGGAQVLRIRRPDRQAYFHDALR, encoded by the coding sequence ATGAACGGATTCGGTCCGCGACTCAGAGAAGAGCGCGAACGCTTGGGGCTGACCCAGCGTATCTTTGGCGATATCGGCGGTGTCGAGCCCAACGCCCAGGGCAAATACGAGAGCGGCGAACGCACGCCGCGCATGGATTACCTCGCGGCCGTCGCCAGCAAGGGCGTCGATGCGCTCTATGTGCTGAGCGGCGTGCACACCCCCGCGCCGCTGGACAGCCTCACGTCCGACGAAAACCGTCTGCTCGACGCGTTCCGCCGCCTGCCTTCGGCCGACCAAGCCGCGGTCTGGCACCTGCTCAACCGCCTGGCGGGCGAGGAGGGGGGGGCGCAAGTGCTGCGCATTCGGCGGCCTGACCGGCAGGCATATTTCCATGACGCTTTGCGCTAG